The genomic region TTGTTACaacatgcaataaaatatgaacattAAATGTCATACTTTCAACTCCGTAATAACCTGATAATACCAACAAACTTTAGGGCGTCATATTCGCATTGTACTAATTCTTCTTCGGTGattgttgtttttaataaagtgtACAAAATTCTGACGAGTAATGAATAATGTTTAAGAGCTGTATCATGAAGGATATCTTCCAAACATGGTAGACTGTAGACTAATATCCATGTTTTCACTTCAGCAccttttaacttttcttttcgTGATCGTGGGAGTCGATGTATATCCTGGGTAGGTGTAATAGATAACAGACGTTTTTCAATAGCTTTGACATCCGCATTACGtaatttaaacattgattGTGATTTTGGGCATGTCCATTATTGTATAACTGCTGCTCACATACCAAAAAGGATAGTATGTAAAATAGTCAAAAGAAAAGGACCACACGATATCTATACATGGAATTTGATTAAAGCGAGTATTTCCTTTACTCCTCTCTCTTGACGTTTATTTGATAAAGTAACAGTTTTTATATCCTTTAAATGACTTTCATGAGATCTTAATTCGGGATCGATATCTCGTAAGGATATCTAATACCTGAAACTTCTTTAACATAAACATCTGGATGGTAACACCAGCTACAACCATAATACCCATTAAATTGCATTCTATTTGCAGATTGGTCGACATACAGAGTCTACCAAGTAAGCTAatggacaaaattttacaatatcgattcatttttaaattagttactTCGTACCATttcatacaataattttgcttCATCGATAAaggtagaaaaaataattggctATGTCACTTGTAGGTTCTTTTGTACAAGTTAGTATTCCACATGtagaatttgtttaaatctaCTGATAGGTGGATACAAATTTGGTTGTACTGAAAGTGGATAAAAGCCTCGTTTTCCACTGTTTGTCGTGGTGCACCATCGGtactttattataagttaGAGTAACAGGTATTtctattgttaattttgttgtataatttACTGTCATTAAACATCTCTCATAATCTTGTGCTATCAACGTTACACTGTTTACTGTCActgagtaataaaattaaaattcttgttTAATGTAGGGGATTCAAATAACCTTTTTAACtgatatgttaattaatagacgtaaaaaatgtttgtagattttaacgttattttattatttgtatcacATTTtgaacatgtttttatatattcttaaaatttaatttgatattgaatataaaatttctttgttgcaagaattacaataaatatgatatttattttatcgtctGGTGGGTCAAATCTTTGTGTAatttactttgaaatatttatactttgaaCTCGGGTcctgcaattaatttttattaactcaaTCAGTTTTTTGCTTTCCTAATCTGACAGTCTAAATCGAATTGAGAATCCCATTATCAAAGTCATTATGTCACGAAATAGTTAAATTAGTTTTCTCAAACATTATAGTATTATCATCAAATGACCCTTAGTCTCGTCGTCACATATTCGCATCTAATCATCACTATCAAATTCATTGTTATCAGAATCATAGCCATTTGAACTACTCTCACTCATTATGTTTGTCATCATCTTCACTATTGTCTTCTACACTGCTGGCAtcttcattttctttgtcCTCGTCTTCAttgtttatatgaataatttcattatactCAAATGTATCTATAACGCATAAATGCCTTGATTTATCATTATTGATTCTGACAATAATCGAAATGAGTACCTTACTAGTAGAAAATAGGCGTCCATAGAAACTATTGGAATGTCTTTTGGAAGACTACATTATTAGATAATACTATATGACTAGGGTAGAACTTAATTGGTTTAAActgctatatataatattagatcTACGTGGCTGCTCGTAATGAAAATAAGTTTCTATAGGTtagaagattttttaaataagtagataataaacttttcattttacaaatctttgaaaaatctAAGTTACAGGTTTCTACTTCAAACTGTgcgaaatataaattctttattttaaaactgtaaatCAGGGCCACAGCGTGTACATACCTTCATTTAAGTCAGGTTTATATTCTGGAGAGCGAATCGCTGTGGAATTATTACTACTAGcttcattattattcattcTCATGTCACAAATTATTCTCACTTCTATACAACAATCACGGTTCGCTCATATTCAAGTTAGAAAAATTACtgctttctaaaaaaattattataaaaattacttattttatacattactcTCATCattaaactgttttttttacaataatgtcgacggttaatattttaatgttacattattttgacatatattagaatattttttacctgGCACAAAAGCTATTGATGTTCATAACTCGTAAAAGAATCCCACTTTGATCTAGTAACCCAAGATAAATTATCTCTGAAGTGAGTCTCATAATCTTTATCAATCCTGTTTGTAACGTCGTTTTACTTTTTGGGAACTGCATTATATATCATATCAGAATTAGAATCACATGATGACGAATCACTCATTATCTgaaaacatatttatcaataataaaattcaaattatgtacatatagttattttattttatttcttttaatcaaaatatagctggagtattaattatgtattaattagttataatatattttttatataaaaagattataaaatgtaattattatgtgtACTAATACATTAtgcacttaaaattttatgttacactttattattttactttaattacaaaaaatatgggttgattttattaaaatatacttacccgataatgtataatatataatatatactttactTTTTCAATCAGGCTCActttcacatattttataaaaaagtaattgtttcATTTAGATCCCGCACCTCAAATATCGATGTAATTATGCGTATTTGACGCGATTTTGCTTTTAAACGAATAAATCTGACAAGATAAGCGTGCATCAGAAAAGCGATCGAGAGATACTAATCGTTATTAAAGTTGACGAATTAAGGTTAAGAAATCTGTCATACCGAAAAAGCGACGGAACACTATGCGCACGCTTGTAGTCCCAGTATTTACGCAAATTATGCgttccaattttattaatcttgaaACGTATCTTATATGaactaaaatacatatatatattccagcccgaaaaactttaagagaattTTTGCATCGATTAAGCGACCTTATCTTTATGTCTAACTTTTTTATGTacctaattttatttattattggtattataaagtaattttcttaatattggtaattgcgaaaaatattcACTCAATAATCAATATCCCTGCTAAAAACGACCAATTAAACCAATTAGTACCGCATTTAAATTCGTAAATTTCACTCGTTATCAATGCGGATTTAGTTGGTTAAATCGGACGCCCGATTGAACTTCAATCGGTTTCAATATCAAGTGAATTGGGATTGGATTCTATATGGTACTTCCGGATTAATTTTATCGGGTGTTATTGGATTAAATTGTTGAGTTGATCCTGAATTGCATTGAATATGGTCTTTCCGAATTGACTTCAACTGGGCGCTATTGGTTTTGACTGGACAagtattttcaacattttgaaTTGGACTGAATGTGATATTTCCGAATTTAGTTCAATCGGGCGCTATGGgttttgatttttagattatatgcACAGTCTTGACTTGGATTGAATCTGGTATTTCCGAATTGATTTCAACTGGGCGCTATTGGTTTTGACTAAACAAGTATTTTCAGCCTTCTGAATTGGACTGAATGTGATATTTCCGAATTTAGTTCAATCGGCCACTAtcggttttattttttaaattatatgcacAATCTTGACTTGGATTGAGTATGACATTTCCGAATTGACTTCAATCGAGTGATATTGGTTTGGATTGTACACATAATtccaaaattttgaattggaTTGAATGGGGTATTTCCGAATGTAGTTTAACCGGACACTATCGGTTTTGTTTGTTAAATTgtgcttaaattttaattggattaaatacggtattttcgAAATAACTTCAATCAGACGCTGTCGGTTTTAattgttagaaatatttttactattttacaattttgaattGGATTGAATGtggtttttacaatttaattttaatctaacgctatttgtttcaattgtacaattctacctccattaaaattgtatttttatgttacctTTATTTAGATGCTGTTAGtagtttaataaactttatgtttcttttaaaattataatttaaataaaattattgaattactcataaacttttttaataaaaatttgtagattaagaaaacattaatatatattttgtactacGTAAtagaaaatcagaaaaaatagaaataataaagacttaaaatacatttataagtttttataagttaaaaagtaatataaatgcttttactttttaacatattttaaatatatattctatttgataacattcttttttcataaatttttcaaagaaattattatttttattgtaagatAGTATAGAATTTTAGTGCAAGATATAACACTCACGACAAGATTTTGTcagtctttattttaaagtaatgtatttatcaagcttataaaaatgatgattTAATAAACGTTATGTGAAACCATTATAGCTACGTCAgtggtataagaaaaaataattttattataataattagcaataaaatattcagtatatatattcagtacatacaaataacatattcagtaatgtaatgtatctaatgttcataaaatacataaatctgGAAGAAAAGCTactttttaaagcaaaaaaattattttttgaaaatttgcatAACCAGGTTCTTCTTgggtttaataataaaattatttatatttattaaacgagTAAATAGTTttggataaaaatttgtagattataaacgttagaatattttttaaatttacattaagttTAGAAgctttaaaacataatataattacagaaaattataaatattttaatatcaagtgGGTCTCTCAGATGCCACCGCGGtagattaaaacattttaggtCTCACTTCttacattattgtaaaatatacgtataagagactaatgaacaaaaaatataaaaagaaaactttattttataaataaatacaataatcatgtgtaataatgttacataataattacaatattgtatattttatgtataatatacattatttatacatatttcataatgtaattaacatttaatattacatattgtaCAGTTAAAcatatgtttaaacagagttttgGGAAACATATCATTGTATTCAAAAGTATTTggtaatttgcataaaaattcaagatattaatgtttacagaaattattttgtgaaaGTACATCTGTAATAGgaacaattttataagttttgaaaatcttcggttctaattttttttatgtgcgtTACAATAAAAGGATCTTCtgaaaatgtaacaatttttgaaagtgCAAGATAgcatttgtttctttttctataatatctaGTTATCCGACCAAAATGTCCtgattttaattgtatcatTGTATCAATTAGTACGttttacttttgtatatttgtatactaTGGAAAACTTTACcgtataaatacatttttaaatacacgGCATATATTGTCCATCAATTTTCTTGGAGTAGCTTGCTCCCGGAAAAACAACATCTTTCAccacaataaaaataagttgacaaaatttttatggctAAATATATcagtacaataatttttaataatatttgacgaGTAATTAACATTGTCCTGTTTTGAAATGTAATTGTTGTAAGTTGTTTCCTCGCTATTTGCTGATCCATCTTGTTAGGACCATTTATCAATtgctttaattgaaaaatatttccttcAAACGGAAAAGTCGAATTGTTCCAAAGAGGACCAGTTTGCCTAACTGATTGTACaacatgcaataaaatatgaacattAAATGTCATACTTTCAACTCCGTAATAAACCTGATAATAACCAACAAACTTTAGGGCGTCATATTCGCATTGTACTAATTCTTCTTCGGTGattgttgtttttaataaagtgtACAAAATTCTGACGAGTAATGAATAATGTTTAAGAGCTGTATCATGAAGGATATCTTCCAAACATGGTAGACTGTAGACTAATATCCATGTTTTCACTTCAGCAccttttaacttttcttttcgTGATCGTGGAAGTCGATGTATATCCTGGTAGGTGTAATAGATAACAGACGTTTTTCAATAGCTTTGACATCCGCATTACGtaatttaaacattgattGTGATTTTGGGCATGTCCACTTATGTATAACTGCTGCTCAATACCAAAAGGATAGTATGTAAATAGTCAAAAGAAAAGGACCACACGATATCTATACATGGAATTTGAATTAAAGCAGTATTTCCTTTTACTCCTCTCTCTTGACGTTTATTTGATAAAGTAACAGTTTTTATATCCTTTAAATGACTTTCATGAGATCTTAATTCGGGATCGATATCTCGTAAAGGATATCTAATACCTGAAACTTCTTTAACATAACATCCTGGATGGTAACACCAGCTACAACCATAATACCCATTAAATTGCATctattttgcaagattggtCGACATACAGAGTCTACACAGTAAGCTAatggacaaaattttacaataatcgattcattttttaattagttacttCGATACCATTttcatacaataattttgcttCATCGATAaaggtagaaaaaaataattgagctATGTCACTTGTAGGTTCTTTTGTACAAGTTAGTATTCCACATAGtagaatttgtttaaatctaCTGATAGGTGATACAAAATTTGGTTGTACTGAAAGTGGATAAAAGCCTCGTTTTCCACTGTTTGTCAGTGGTGCACCATCGGtacttatattataagttaAGTAACAGGTATtctattgttaattttgttgtataatttACTGTCATTAACATCTCTCATAATCTTTGTGCTATCAACGTTACACTGATTTACTGTCActgagttaataaaattaaaaatttcttgtttaatgtAGGGAgattcaaataacatttttaactgatatgttaaattaatagacgTAAAATAGTTTGTagattttaacgttattttattatttgtatcacATTTtgaacatgtttttatataattcttaaaatttaattttgatattgaatataaaatttctttgttgcaagaattacaataataatgataatttattttatcgtctGGTGGGTCAAATCTTTGTTGTAATCtatactttgaaatatttatatctttgaaCTCGGGTcctgcaattaattttattaactcaaTCAGTTTTTGTCTTCCTAAATCTGACAGTCTAAATCGAATTGAGAATCCCATTATCAAAGTCATTATGTCACGAATAGTTAAATTAGTTTTCTCAAACATTATAGTATTATCATCAAATGACCCATTAGTCTCGTCGTCACTGATATTCGCATCATAATCATCACTATCAAATTCATTGTTATCAGAATCATAGCCATTTGAACTACTCTCACTCATATGTTTGTCATCATCTTCACTATTGTCTTCTACACTGCTGGCAtcttcattttctttgtcCTCGTCTTCAttgtttatatgaataatttcattatactCAATGTATCTATAACGCAATAAATGCCTTGattatacattattgattCTGACAATAATCGAAATGAGTACCTTACTAGTAGAAAATAGGCGTCCATAGAAACTATTGGAATGTCTTTGTGGAGACTACATTATTAGATAATACTATATAGACTAGGGTAGAACTTAATTGGTTAAACtagctatatataatattagatcTACGTGGATGCCtcgataatgaaaataaagtttctatAGGTtagaagatttttaataaagtagatataataaacttttcattttacaaatctttgaaaaatctAAGTTACAGGATTTCTACTTCAAACTGTgcgaaatataaattctttattttaaaaactgtaaatcaGGGCCACAGCGTGTACATACCTTCAATATTTAAGTCAGGTTTATATTCTGGAGAGCGAATCGCTGTGGAATTATTACTACTAGcttcattattattcattcTCATGTCACAATTATTCTCACTTCTAATACAACAATCACGGTTCTGCTCATTATTCAAGTTAGAAAAATTACtgctttctaaaaaaattagtaataaaaattacttattttatacattactcTCCAtattaaactgttttttttacaataatgtcgacggttcaatattttaatgttacattattttgacatatatattagaatattttttacctgGCACAAAAGCTAATTGATGTTCATAACTCGTAAAAGAATCCCACTTTGATCTAGTAACCCAAGATAAATTATCTCTGAAGTGAGTCTCATAATCTTTATACAATCCTGTTTTGTAACGTCGTTTTACTTTTTTGGGAActgcattatttatatcattatcagAATTAGAATCACATGATGACGAATCACTCATTATCTGAAAACATATttagcaataataaaattcaaattatgtacatatatagttattttatttttatttcttttaatcaaaatatagctggagtattaattatgtattaattattagttataatatattttttatataaaaagaattataaaaatgtaattattatgtgtacataatacattatgcacttaaaattttatgttatacactttattattttactttaattacaaaaaatatgggttgatt from Monomorium pharaonis isolate MP-MQ-018 unplaced genomic scaffold, ASM1337386v2 scaffold_565, whole genome shotgun sequence harbors:
- the LOC118648647 gene encoding uncharacterized protein LOC118648647 encodes the protein MSDSSSCDSNSDNDINNAVPKKVKRRYKTGLYKDYETHFRDNLSWVTRSKWDSFTSYEHQLAFVPESSNFSNLNNEQNRDCCIRSENNCDMRMNNNEASSNNSTAIRSPEYKPDLNIEDTFEYNEIIHINNEDEDKENEDASSVEDNSEDDDKHNDLLGRLCMSTNLQIECNLMGIMVVAGVTIQMFMLKKFQDIHRLPRSRKEKLKGAEVKTWILVYSLPCLEDILHDTALKHYSLLVRILYTLLKTTITEEELVQCEYDALKFVGIIRLLRS
- the LOC118648649 gene encoding uncharacterized protein LOC118648649, whose product is MSESSSNGYDSDNNEFDSDDYDANISDDETNGSFDDNTIMFEKTNLTIRDIMTLIMGFSIRFRLSDLGRQKLIELIKLIAGPEFKDINISKYRLQQRFDPPDDKINYHYYCNSCNKEILYSISKLNFKNYIKTCSKCDTNNKITLKSTNYFTSINLTYQLKMLFESPYIKQEIFNFINSVTVNQCNVDSTKIMRDVNDSKLYNKINNRIPVT